The following coding sequences are from one Streptomyces sp. NBC_01485 window:
- a CDS encoding phosphomannomutase/phosphoglucomutase — MAADLSQIVKAYDVRGVVPDQWDESLAELFGAAFAQVTGAEAIVVGHDMRPSSPGLTDAFARGAAARGVHVTQIGLCSTDQLYYASGALNLPGAMFTASHNPAQYNGIKLCRAGAAPVGQDTGLTEIRELVERWTDTDAPETTAAADAGAAPEAVAEPGTVSRTDTLKDYAAHLRALVDLASIRPLKVVVDAGNGMGGHTVPTVFEGLPLTLVPMYFELDGTFPNHEANPLDPANLVDLQRRVREEGADLGLAFDGDADRCFVVDERGEPVSPSVITALVAVRELARNGGKGTIIHNLITSWTVPEVVTENGGTPVRTRVGHSFVKAEMARSGAIFGGEHSAHYYFKDFWNADTGMLAALHVLAALGGQEALLSSLVSAYDRYTGSGEINSTVADQADRIAAIKAAYGHREDVTLDELDGLTVSSTDWWFNVRPSNTEPLLRLNAEARDEPTMAKIRDEALSIIRARAS; from the coding sequence GTGGCTGCTGATCTGTCACAGATCGTGAAGGCGTACGACGTGCGCGGGGTGGTCCCGGACCAGTGGGACGAGTCCCTGGCCGAGCTCTTCGGGGCCGCCTTCGCCCAGGTGACCGGCGCCGAGGCGATCGTCGTCGGCCACGACATGCGCCCCTCCTCGCCCGGCCTCACCGACGCCTTCGCGCGCGGAGCGGCGGCACGCGGCGTGCACGTCACACAGATCGGCCTGTGCTCCACGGACCAGCTGTACTACGCCTCGGGCGCGCTGAACCTGCCCGGCGCCATGTTCACGGCCTCGCACAACCCGGCCCAGTACAACGGCATCAAGCTGTGCCGCGCGGGCGCGGCCCCCGTCGGCCAGGACACCGGCCTGACGGAGATCCGCGAGCTGGTCGAACGCTGGACGGACACGGACGCCCCCGAAACCACGGCAGCCGCAGACGCCGGGGCAGCACCGGAAGCGGTGGCAGAGCCGGGAACGGTCTCCCGGACCGACACGTTGAAGGACTACGCGGCACACCTCCGCGCACTCGTCGACCTGGCCTCCATCCGCCCCCTGAAGGTCGTGGTCGACGCGGGCAACGGCATGGGCGGCCACACCGTCCCCACGGTCTTCGAGGGCCTGCCCCTGACCCTCGTCCCCATGTACTTCGAGCTGGACGGCACCTTCCCCAACCACGAGGCCAACCCCCTGGACCCGGCGAACCTCGTGGACCTGCAAAGGCGCGTCCGCGAAGAGGGGGCCGACCTCGGCCTCGCCTTCGACGGCGACGCCGACCGCTGCTTCGTCGTCGACGAGCGGGGCGAGCCGGTCTCCCCGTCCGTGATCACGGCCCTGGTCGCCGTACGCGAACTCGCGCGCAACGGCGGCAAGGGCACGATCATCCACAACCTGATCACCTCCTGGACCGTCCCGGAGGTGGTGACCGAGAACGGCGGCACCCCTGTCCGCACCCGCGTGGGCCACTCCTTCGTCAAGGCGGAGATGGCCCGTTCCGGCGCGATCTTCGGCGGCGAACACTCCGCCCACTACTACTTCAAGGACTTCTGGAACGCCGACACCGGCATGCTGGCCGCCCTTCACGTCCTCGCGGCCCTGGGAGGCCAGGAAGCCCTCCTCTCCTCACTGGTCTCCGCATACGACCGCTACACCGGCTCGGGCGAGATCAACTCCACGGTCGCCGACCAGGCCGACCGCATCGCCGCGATCAAGGCGGCGTACGGCCACCGCGAGGACGTCACCCTGGACGAACTCGACGGCCTCACCGTCTCCTCCACCGACTGGTGGTTCAACGTCCGCCCCTCCAACACGGAACCCCTCCTCCGCCTCAACGCAGAAGCCCGCGACGAACCGACGATGGCCAAAATCCGCGACGAGGCCCTCAGCATCATCCGAGCCCGAGCCTCGTGA
- a CDS encoding SIS domain-containing protein, whose amino-acid sequence MLDDSLLDRPEALAEADRRALLRGAAEAGARVRTAARHAAEAGVHQLEPDGRPRAILIAGPGAAATCVADLLGTLAGAACPVIRLTPTGVAPAAGALRWELPGWAGSVDLLLITTPDGSEPGLSLLAEQAYRRGCTVVAVAPAATPLTEALTATHGLFVPLATAPYEQDEQPPVAASAPGVLWALLTPLLALLDRIALLSAPPEEIEKVADRLDRIAERCGPAIATYSNPAKTLAAELADALPVIWTEGTSAGPAGRRFAAALAELAGRPALVAELPEALAEHNALLAGPLAASADPDDFFRDRVEEPPALHARVVLLRDRPIGGLTAAPAARELALGHDTPISELEPEAGDELVTLAELIATTDFAAVYLALASGA is encoded by the coding sequence ATGCTCGACGACTCTCTGCTCGACAGGCCGGAGGCCCTCGCCGAGGCCGACCGCCGAGCCCTCCTGCGCGGCGCGGCCGAAGCCGGCGCCCGCGTCCGCACGGCCGCCCGGCACGCGGCCGAGGCCGGCGTCCACCAGCTCGAACCGGACGGCCGCCCCCGCGCGATCCTCATCGCAGGCCCCGGCGCCGCCGCCACCTGCGTCGCCGACCTCCTCGGCACCCTCGCCGGCGCCGCCTGCCCCGTCATCCGCCTGACACCCACCGGCGTCGCCCCCGCCGCAGGCGCCCTGCGCTGGGAACTCCCCGGCTGGGCAGGCTCCGTGGACCTCCTCCTCATCACCACCCCCGACGGCAGCGAACCCGGCCTCTCCCTCCTCGCCGAGCAGGCCTACCGCCGAGGCTGCACCGTCGTCGCCGTGGCCCCCGCCGCCACCCCCCTCACCGAGGCGCTCACCGCCACGCACGGCCTCTTCGTCCCGCTGGCCACCGCCCCGTACGAACAGGACGAACAGCCCCCCGTCGCGGCCTCCGCCCCCGGCGTCCTCTGGGCCCTCCTCACCCCCCTCCTCGCCCTCCTCGACCGCATCGCCCTGCTCTCCGCCCCGCCCGAGGAGATCGAGAAGGTCGCCGACCGGCTCGACCGCATCGCCGAACGCTGCGGCCCCGCCATCGCGACCTACAGCAACCCGGCGAAGACCCTGGCCGCCGAACTCGCCGACGCCCTCCCGGTGATCTGGACCGAAGGCACCTCGGCCGGCCCCGCGGGCCGTCGCTTCGCCGCCGCCCTCGCCGAACTCGCCGGCCGCCCCGCCCTCGTGGCCGAACTCCCCGAGGCCCTCGCCGAACACAACGCCCTCCTCGCCGGCCCCCTCGCCGCCAGCGCCGACCCGGACGACTTCTTCCGCGACCGAGTCGAAGAACCCCCCGCCCTGCACGCGCGCGTGGTGCTGCTGCGCGACCGCCCGATCGGCGGCCTCACCGCCGCCCCGGCCGCCCGCGAGCTGGCCCTCGGCCACGACACGCCGATCAGCGAACTCGAACCGGAGGCAGGCGACGAACTCGTCACCCTCGCCGAACTGATCGCCACCACGGACTTCGCCGCCGTCTACCTGGCACTCGCCTCAGGAGCCTGA
- a CDS encoding DUF3499 domain-containing protein, with protein sequence MESRRGPFKSAVPSNVVSPVRRCSRTACGRPAVATLTYVYADSTAVLGPLATYAEPHCYDLCAEHSERLTAPRGWEVVRLLDSSAPARPSGDDLEALANAVREAARPQERAAGPGVGRRAVDPMEVARRGHLRVLRSPDN encoded by the coding sequence GTGGAGAGTCGTCGCGGCCCGTTCAAGAGTGCGGTACCGTCCAACGTCGTGAGCCCTGTACGTCGCTGTTCGCGCACCGCCTGCGGCCGACCCGCCGTCGCGACGTTGACGTACGTCTACGCCGACTCGACCGCGGTCCTCGGCCCGCTCGCCACCTACGCAGAACCCCACTGCTACGACCTGTGCGCCGAGCACTCCGAGCGCCTCACAGCCCCGCGTGGCTGGGAGGTGGTCCGGCTCCTCGACAGTTCGGCTCCCGCGCGGCCCAGTGGCGACGATCTGGAAGCGCTTGCCAACGCCGTCCGCGAGGCGGCCCGCCCGCAGGAACGCGCGGCCGGGCCCGGCGTCGGCCGGCGCGCGGTGGACCCGATGGAGGTCGCCCGCCGCGGCCACCTGCGGGTCCTGCGCTCACCGGACAACTGA
- a CDS encoding glycosyltransferase family 2 protein: MSVHSHTAAHQDSAATPEFPRHVVTAVIVSHDGARWLPDALAGLLGQERPVQSVMAADTGSSDDSARLVAEALGDDRVLHLARRTGFGQAVEEANRTAPVLTPEELPYLKRPSGWDPVTRAWRDDAYDLPELPHGEPVQWLWLLHDDCAPEPDALAELLRVVENELELGRADVAVVGPKLRGWYDRRQLLEVGVTIAHSGRRWTGLDRREQDQGQHDHVRSVLSVSTAGMLIRRDVFEQLGGFDRRLPLMRDDVDLCWRAQAAGHRVLIAPEAVVRHAEAASRERRAVDCAGRTSASPHKVDKAGAVYTLLVNSRTALLPWILVRLLLGTVLRTVAYLVGKVPGQAVDEIRGLLGTLVRPERIIAGRRSRGKPTVDKDELRPLFPPPGATVRATVEQVAGDFFGSDDPEATAGAGRHGGAVESGPGGDDAEFLEIEQFVRLKRIARKPGPVLFLILLLVSLVACRNLIGGGALAGGALLPAPADASELWSRYLDAWHPVGAGGTPAAPPYLAIIATLATLLLGSTGLALTVLLVCSVPLAGFTAYFASRPLVESRLLRAWAAVVYAFLPAATGALAGGRVGTAVLAVLLPLIARAGAAASGLTRASGARGSWRATWAFALLLTITTAFTPIVWPIALVLGLAVLAVRRRDITAYGLRFLAQLGTPLLILAPWSLSLLPFGFFTQAGLDYGPSTATALDLLGASPGGPGTVDGLMLIGIVLAALAALLRSERHFGVWAAWAVALVGLVFAVLSNGSTWAGPATLVYGLALLAAAVIGADGARTRVAEQSFGWRQPVAVLIAFASAAGPLLLAAGWMIGGADGPLERRDPVQVPAFVAEEAGNRDQARTLVLDSDSAAHVGYMLVRGSGARLGDAELAAADGENKQLDKVVASLVAGSGADQADQLGKFAVGYVLVHKGAPRQVTRVLDATPGLKRLSQQDGSALWRVDQEVSRAAIVAASGKGTATPVAAGPVDIHTTVPDGAGSRVLRLADAAADGWTATLDGKPLTRTTVDGWAQGFELPATGGKLDVTYDDPFTHTAWLWAQGLLGLVLVVLALPGRRRDVDDDLPEEEPIPAQATEGEGRRARRLRAQAEADTDTETQEPTQGDEFPAPPKEEQTPVAVPQQQPYGEWDQAGYQGAEYNGYTAEQYQNAQQYQAGGYDQQSYDPYQAGQYDPYAYDGQTQQAPYDPTYQQQGYDPSAYGQGGYDQQSYDPAQHPQGTGSERPDGSQQ, translated from the coding sequence ATGTCCGTGCACAGCCACACGGCAGCCCATCAAGACAGCGCTGCCACACCTGAGTTCCCGCGTCATGTCGTGACCGCGGTGATCGTCTCCCATGACGGTGCCCGCTGGCTGCCCGACGCGCTCGCCGGGCTGCTCGGCCAGGAGCGCCCCGTCCAGTCCGTCATGGCCGCCGACACCGGCAGCTCGGACGACTCCGCGCGCCTGGTAGCCGAAGCCCTCGGTGACGACCGCGTCCTGCACCTCGCCCGCCGCACCGGCTTCGGCCAGGCCGTCGAGGAGGCCAACCGCACGGCCCCGGTCCTCACCCCCGAGGAACTGCCGTACCTCAAGCGCCCCAGCGGCTGGGACCCCGTCACGCGCGCGTGGCGCGACGACGCCTACGACCTGCCGGAGCTCCCGCACGGAGAGCCCGTCCAGTGGCTGTGGCTGCTGCACGACGACTGCGCCCCCGAACCGGACGCGCTGGCCGAACTGCTGCGCGTGGTGGAGAACGAACTCGAACTCGGCCGGGCCGACGTGGCGGTCGTCGGCCCCAAGCTCCGCGGCTGGTACGACCGCCGACAGCTCCTCGAGGTCGGCGTCACCATCGCCCACTCCGGCCGCCGCTGGACCGGCCTGGACCGCCGCGAGCAGGACCAGGGCCAGCACGACCACGTCCGGTCCGTGCTGTCCGTGTCCACCGCCGGCATGCTGATCCGCCGCGACGTCTTCGAACAGCTCGGCGGCTTCGACCGCCGCCTGCCCCTGATGCGGGACGACGTCGACCTGTGCTGGCGCGCGCAGGCCGCCGGCCACCGCGTCCTCATCGCCCCCGAGGCCGTCGTACGGCACGCCGAGGCCGCCTCCCGCGAGCGCCGCGCCGTCGACTGCGCGGGCCGCACCAGCGCCTCCCCGCACAAGGTCGACAAGGCCGGCGCCGTCTACACCCTCCTCGTCAACAGCCGCACCGCCCTGCTGCCCTGGATCCTGGTGCGCCTGCTCCTCGGCACCGTGCTGCGCACGGTCGCCTACCTCGTCGGCAAGGTACCCGGACAGGCCGTCGACGAGATCCGCGGCCTGCTGGGCACCCTGGTGCGCCCCGAGCGGATCATCGCCGGGCGGCGCAGCCGCGGGAAGCCGACGGTCGACAAGGACGAACTGCGCCCCCTGTTCCCGCCGCCCGGCGCGACCGTGCGGGCCACCGTCGAACAGGTCGCCGGCGACTTCTTCGGCTCCGACGACCCCGAGGCCACCGCCGGCGCGGGCCGGCACGGCGGAGCCGTCGAGTCCGGACCCGGCGGCGACGACGCCGAGTTCCTGGAGATCGAGCAGTTCGTCCGCCTCAAGCGCATCGCCCGCAAACCCGGCCCGGTGCTCTTCCTGATCCTCCTGCTCGTCTCCCTGGTCGCCTGCCGCAACCTCATCGGCGGCGGAGCCCTCGCGGGCGGCGCCCTGCTGCCCGCCCCGGCCGACGCCTCCGAGCTGTGGTCGCGCTACCTCGACGCCTGGCATCCGGTCGGCGCCGGCGGCACCCCCGCCGCCCCGCCCTACCTCGCGATCATCGCCACGCTGGCCACCCTGCTGCTCGGCTCGACCGGCCTCGCCCTCACCGTGCTGCTCGTCTGCTCGGTGCCGCTGGCCGGCTTCACCGCCTACTTCGCCTCCCGGCCACTGGTCGAGTCGCGCCTCCTGCGCGCGTGGGCGGCCGTCGTCTACGCCTTCCTGCCGGCCGCCACCGGCGCCCTCGCGGGCGGCCGCGTCGGCACCGCCGTCCTGGCCGTCCTGCTGCCGCTCATCGCCCGCGCGGGCGCCGCCGCGAGCGGCCTGACCCGCGCCTCCGGCGCCCGCGGCAGCTGGCGCGCCACCTGGGCGTTCGCGCTGCTGCTGACGATCACCACCGCGTTCACGCCGATCGTCTGGCCCATCGCCCTCGTCCTCGGCCTCGCCGTCCTGGCCGTGCGCCGCCGCGACATCACCGCCTACGGCCTGCGCTTCCTGGCCCAGCTCGGCACACCCCTGCTGATCCTCGCGCCCTGGTCGCTGTCCCTGCTGCCGTTCGGCTTCTTCACCCAGGCCGGCCTCGACTACGGCCCGTCGACCGCCACCGCGCTCGACCTGCTCGGCGCCAGCCCCGGCGGCCCCGGCACCGTCGACGGCCTGATGCTCATCGGCATCGTGCTGGCCGCGCTGGCCGCCCTCCTGCGCTCCGAGCGCCACTTCGGCGTCTGGGCGGCCTGGGCGGTCGCCCTGGTGGGCCTCGTCTTCGCGGTCCTGTCCAACGGCTCCACCTGGGCCGGCCCCGCCACCCTCGTCTACGGCCTCGCCCTCCTCGCCGCCGCCGTCATCGGCGCCGACGGGGCACGCACGCGTGTCGCCGAGCAGAGCTTCGGCTGGCGCCAGCCCGTCGCCGTCCTCATCGCCTTCGCCTCGGCCGCCGGCCCGCTGCTCCTCGCCGCCGGCTGGATGATCGGCGGCGCCGACGGCCCCCTGGAGCGCCGCGACCCCGTACAGGTGCCCGCGTTCGTCGCCGAGGAGGCCGGCAACCGCGACCAGGCCCGCACCCTCGTCCTCGACAGCGACTCCGCCGCCCACGTCGGCTACATGCTGGTCCGCGGCTCGGGCGCCCGCCTCGGCGACGCCGAACTCGCCGCCGCCGACGGCGAGAACAAGCAGCTCGACAAGGTCGTCGCCAGTCTCGTCGCCGGCTCCGGCGCCGACCAGGCCGACCAGCTCGGCAAGTTCGCCGTGGGCTACGTCCTCGTCCACAAGGGCGCCCCCCGCCAGGTCACCCGCGTCCTGGACGCCACCCCCGGCCTGAAGCGGCTCAGCCAGCAGGACGGCAGCGCCCTGTGGCGGGTCGACCAGGAGGTCTCCCGCGCGGCGATCGTCGCCGCCTCCGGCAAGGGCACGGCGACCCCGGTCGCCGCGGGCCCCGTCGACATCCACACCACCGTCCCCGACGGCGCCGGCAGCCGCGTCCTGCGCCTGGCCGACGCCGCCGCCGACGGCTGGACGGCCACCCTCGACGGCAAGCCCCTCACCCGCACCACCGTCGACGGCTGGGCCCAGGGCTTCGAACTCCCCGCCACCGGCGGGAAACTGGACGTCACCTACGACGACCCGTTCACCCACACCGCCTGGCTGTGGGCGCAGGGCCTGCTCGGCCTGGTCCTGGTCGTCCTCGCCCTCCCGGGCCGCCGCCGCGACGTCGACGACGACCTCCCCGAGGAGGAGCCGATCCCCGCCCAGGCCACCGAAGGCGAGGGCCGCCGCGCCCGCCGCCTGCGCGCCCAGGCCGAGGCGGACACCGACACCGAGACCCAAGAACCCACCCAGGGCGATGAGTTCCCAGCTCCTCCGAAGGAGGAGCAGACCCCGGTCGCCGTCCCGCAGCAGCAGCCCTACGGAGAGTGGGACCAGGCGGGCTACCAGGGCGCCGAGTACAACGGCTACACGGCCGAGCAGTACCAGAACGCCCAGCAGTACCAGGCGGGCGGCTACGACCAGCAGTCCTACGACCCCTACCAGGCCGGCCAGTACGACCCGTACGCCTACGACGGCCAGACCCAGCAGGCCCCGTACGACCCGACCTACCAGCAGCAGGGCTACGACCCGTCGGCCTACGGCCAGGGCGGCTACGACCAGCAGTCCTACGACCCGGCCCAGCACCCCCAGGGCACCGGCAGTGAGCGCCCCGACGGGAGCCAGCAGTGA
- a CDS encoding Trm112 family protein translates to MPLEAGLLEILACPACHAPLKEQDTELICTGQDCGLAYPVRDGIPVLLVDEARNPA, encoded by the coding sequence ATGCCGCTCGAAGCCGGCCTCCTGGAGATCCTCGCCTGCCCCGCCTGCCACGCCCCCCTCAAGGAGCAGGACACAGAGCTGATCTGCACGGGTCAGGACTGCGGTCTGGCGTACCCCGTCCGCGACGGCATCCCCGTCCTCCTCGTCGACGAGGCCCGCAACCCCGCGTAA
- the manA gene encoding mannose-6-phosphate isomerase, class I produces MDRLDNTVRPYAWGSPTAIPHLLGLTPTGEPQAEMWMGAHAGAPSRTDRGTLAEVIGADPRRELGERTAAKFGPRLPFLLKILAAGAPLSLQVHPDLEQAREGYEDEERRGIPVDAPHRNYKDANHKPELICALTEFDGLCGFRAPAHTADLLDGLGVDSLKPYVDLLRAHPEEAALREVLTAILTADRAETAHTVTAAATACDRLGGDYAPYAGIAHQYPGDPGVIAAMLLNHVRLQPGEALFLGAGIPHAYLSGLGVEIMANSDNVLRCGLTPKHVDVPELLRIVRFEPGDPGVLRPEASPDGEELYDTPVDEFRLSRYVLTKGGDAHDLTLATPQILLCTAGTVLAGEHDLTPGRSVFVPAGEKAEVSGEGTLFRATVIV; encoded by the coding sequence ATGGACCGCCTCGACAACACCGTCCGCCCCTACGCCTGGGGTTCCCCCACCGCGATCCCGCACCTCCTCGGCCTCACGCCGACCGGCGAACCGCAGGCCGAGATGTGGATGGGCGCCCACGCGGGCGCACCCTCGCGCACCGACCGGGGCACCCTCGCAGAGGTGATCGGGGCCGACCCGCGACGCGAACTCGGCGAGCGGACCGCCGCCAAGTTCGGCCCCCGCCTCCCCTTCCTCCTCAAGATCCTCGCCGCCGGCGCCCCCCTCTCCCTCCAGGTCCACCCCGACCTGGAACAGGCCAGGGAGGGATACGAGGACGAAGAGCGCCGCGGCATCCCCGTCGACGCCCCGCACCGCAACTACAAGGACGCCAACCACAAGCCCGAACTCATCTGCGCCCTCACCGAGTTCGACGGCCTCTGCGGCTTCCGCGCCCCGGCACACACCGCCGACCTCCTCGACGGCCTAGGCGTCGACTCCCTCAAGCCGTACGTCGACCTCCTGCGCGCCCACCCCGAAGAGGCCGCCCTGCGCGAGGTCCTCACCGCGATCCTCACCGCCGACCGCGCGGAGACGGCCCACACGGTCACCGCCGCCGCGACCGCCTGCGACCGCCTCGGCGGCGACTACGCCCCCTACGCCGGCATCGCCCACCAGTACCCCGGCGACCCCGGCGTCATCGCCGCCATGCTGCTGAACCACGTCCGACTCCAGCCCGGCGAGGCCCTGTTCCTCGGCGCCGGCATCCCGCACGCCTACCTCAGCGGCCTCGGCGTCGAGATCATGGCCAACTCCGACAACGTCCTGCGCTGCGGCCTCACCCCCAAACACGTCGACGTCCCCGAACTCCTGCGCATCGTCCGCTTCGAACCCGGCGACCCCGGCGTCCTGCGCCCGGAGGCGTCCCCCGACGGCGAAGAGCTCTACGACACCCCGGTCGACGAGTTCCGCCTCTCCCGGTACGTCCTCACGAAGGGCGGCGACGCCCACGACCTGACGCTCGCCACCCCGCAGATCCTGCTCTGCACGGCCGGCACGGTCCTGGCCGGAGAGCACGATCTGACACCCGGCCGGTCGGTCTTCGTCCCGGCCGGCGAGAAGGCCGAGGTCTCCGGTGAGGGAACCCTCTTCCGAGCCACTGTGATTGTCTGA
- a CDS encoding DUF5719 family protein, whose translation MNRTTLSLIAGTAALAAVTGFATLNQPDAAAPDTAKAAAELPVERTSLLCPAPSTSDLAETSYTSFTPVTQGTDADGTAELKAATEETATEETGGAKTGGQKTGGKKKTAAKPVVTPKAPGTPAVGDTTGGSAPALLGTAEGKFAPGWTVQETTEVAAGSGRGLQGVTCTAPDTEFWFPGVSTLADRTDYVHLTNPDDSAAVVDLELFGKTGALASTVGEGITVPAHSSEPILLSTLTAEKQEDLTVHVNVRSGRLGAAVQALDEKLGGDWLAASTEPAGSQVIPGIPKDATAVRLVAYAPGDADADLKVQLASPSGLITPAGHETLHVKAGMTTSVDLGNLTRGEAGSLVLTPTGSSVPVVAAVRVLRGKGADQESAFIPATAPVGTRASVADNSAKGATLSLTAPKGTAKVKVTASAGSGGGAAVSKMYTVRAGTTQDVELPVPTGLKGTYALTVEPLTDTPVYASRTLAATEEGVPGFTVQTLPDDRGTVAVPEADEDVAVLQK comes from the coding sequence GTGAACCGCACCACCCTGTCCCTGATCGCCGGCACGGCCGCGCTCGCCGCCGTCACCGGGTTCGCCACGCTCAACCAGCCGGACGCCGCCGCCCCGGACACCGCCAAGGCGGCCGCCGAACTGCCGGTGGAGCGCACCAGCCTGCTCTGCCCCGCGCCCAGCACCTCCGACCTCGCCGAGACGTCGTACACGTCCTTCACACCCGTCACCCAGGGCACCGACGCCGACGGCACGGCCGAACTCAAGGCCGCCACCGAGGAGACCGCCACCGAGGAGACCGGCGGCGCGAAGACCGGCGGCCAGAAGACCGGCGGCAAGAAGAAGACGGCCGCGAAGCCCGTCGTCACACCCAAGGCGCCCGGCACCCCGGCCGTCGGCGACACCACCGGCGGCTCCGCGCCCGCGCTCCTGGGCACCGCCGAGGGGAAGTTCGCGCCCGGCTGGACCGTCCAGGAGACCACGGAGGTCGCCGCCGGCAGCGGCCGCGGCCTCCAGGGCGTCACCTGCACCGCGCCGGACACGGAGTTCTGGTTCCCGGGCGTCAGCACGCTCGCCGACCGCACGGACTACGTCCACCTCACCAACCCGGACGACTCCGCCGCCGTCGTCGACCTCGAACTCTTCGGCAAGACCGGCGCCCTCGCGAGCACGGTGGGGGAGGGCATCACGGTCCCGGCGCACTCCAGCGAGCCGATCCTGCTGTCCACGCTCACCGCCGAGAAGCAGGAGGACCTCACCGTCCACGTCAACGTCCGCAGCGGCCGTCTGGGGGCCGCCGTACAGGCCCTGGACGAGAAGCTCGGCGGCGACTGGCTGGCCGCCTCCACCGAACCGGCGGGCAGCCAGGTCATCCCCGGCATCCCCAAGGACGCCACGGCCGTCCGCCTCGTCGCCTACGCGCCGGGCGACGCCGACGCGGACCTCAAGGTCCAACTCGCCTCCCCCTCAGGTCTGATCACCCCCGCCGGCCACGAGACGCTCCACGTCAAGGCGGGCATGACGACCTCGGTCGACCTGGGCAACCTCACGCGCGGCGAGGCGGGCTCCCTGGTCCTGACCCCGACGGGCTCGTCGGTCCCCGTCGTCGCGGCCGTTCGGGTCCTGCGCGGCAAGGGCGCCGACCAGGAGTCGGCGTTCATCCCCGCCACCGCGCCGGTCGGCACGCGCGCGTCCGTCGCCGACAACAGCGCCAAGGGCGCCACGCTCTCCCTGACGGCCCCCAAGGGCACCGCCAAGGTCAAGGTCACCGCGTCCGCGGGCAGCGGCGGCGGCGCGGCCGTCTCCAAGATGTACACGGTCAGGGCCGGCACCACCCAGGACGTCGAACTCCCCGTCCCCACCGGCCTGAAGGGCACCTACGCGCTCACCGTGGAACCCCTCACCGACACTCCGGTCTACGCCTCCCGCACCCTGGCGGCCACGGAGGAGGGAGTCCCGGGCTTCACGGTCCAGACCCTGCCGGACGACCGGGGCACGGTGGCCGTACCGGAGGCCGACGAGGACGTCGCGGTGCTGCAGAAGTAG
- a CDS encoding cysteine dioxygenase encodes MNSDSDLQIAGDILEVPHLLQAPREHPATVAEFVGLARSIAADRAQWEHLVEYDATARWYHRLRTGPGYEVWLLSWVPGQGSGLHDHGRSSGVLTVLDGELTERTERGKRALGAGAQRVFAPGYVHEVVNDALEAAVSLHVYFPGLTEMPMHTACAALASYEQVDAVGA; translated from the coding sequence ATGAACAGCGACAGCGACCTCCAGATCGCCGGCGACATCCTCGAAGTCCCGCACCTCCTCCAGGCACCGCGCGAGCACCCGGCCACCGTCGCCGAGTTCGTCGGCCTGGCCCGCTCCATCGCCGCCGACCGTGCCCAGTGGGAACACCTGGTCGAGTACGACGCCACGGCCCGCTGGTACCACCGGCTGCGGACCGGCCCCGGCTACGAGGTGTGGCTGCTGTCCTGGGTGCCCGGCCAGGGCAGCGGACTGCACGACCACGGCCGCTCCTCCGGTGTGCTCACCGTCCTGGACGGCGAGCTGACCGAGCGCACCGAGCGCGGCAAGCGTGCGCTGGGGGCGGGCGCGCAGCGGGTGTTCGCGCCGGGGTACGTGCACGAGGTCGTCAACGACGCGCTGGAGGCCGCGGTGAGCCTGCACGTGTACTTCCCGGGGCTGACGGAGATGCCGATGCACACCGCGTGCGCGGCCCTCGCGAGCTACGAGCAGGTGGACGCCGTCGGCGCGTAG
- a CDS encoding WhiB family transcriptional regulator has protein sequence MTELVQQLLVDVDDADEELGWQERALCAQTDPESFFPEKGGSTREAKKVCLACEVRSECLEYALSNDERFGIWGGLSERERRRLKKAAV, from the coding sequence ATGACCGAGCTGGTGCAGCAACTGCTGGTCGACGTCGACGACGCGGACGAGGAACTCGGCTGGCAGGAGCGCGCGCTGTGCGCCCAGACCGATCCCGAGTCCTTCTTCCCCGAGAAGGGCGGCTCCACCCGCGAGGCCAAGAAGGTCTGCCTCGCCTGCGAGGTCCGCTCCGAATGCCTCGAGTACGCACTCTCCAACGACGAGAGATTCGGCATCTGGGGCGGCCTGTCCGAACGGGAGCGCCGCCGGCTGAAGAAGGCGGCGGTCTGA
- a CDS encoding metallopeptidase family protein has translation MRGPIAPPQVPLAASRAEVFADLVQDSVERLERRWPQLADIDFLVLEVPRLDATPEPWNDEAVPLGGTIPAREGRRARVVVYRRPVEIRTKGRDERAALVHEVVVEQVAELLGQTPEAVDPRYGED, from the coding sequence ATGCGGGGGCCGATCGCGCCGCCCCAGGTACCGTTGGCCGCCAGCCGCGCGGAGGTGTTCGCGGATCTCGTGCAGGACTCCGTGGAGCGGCTGGAGCGGCGGTGGCCGCAGCTCGCCGACATCGACTTCCTGGTGCTGGAGGTGCCGCGCCTGGACGCGACCCCGGAGCCGTGGAACGACGAGGCCGTCCCGTTGGGCGGGACGATTCCCGCGCGCGAGGGGCGGCGGGCGCGGGTCGTGGTCTACCGGCGGCCGGTCGAGATCCGCACCAAGGGGCGCGACGAGCGGGCCGCGTTGGTGCACGAGGTGGTCGTGGAGCAGGTCGCGGAGCTGCTGGGGCAGACGCCGGAGGCGGTGGATCCGCGCTACGGCGAGGACTGA